From a single Cupriavidus taiwanensis LMG 19424 genomic region:
- the hscA gene encoding Fe-S protein assembly chaperone HscA has translation MALLQISEPGMSPAPHQRRLAVGIDLGTTNSLVAAVRSSIPEVLADERGRALLPSVVRYLPDRTAQIGYRAQDEAVRDPKNTIVSVKRFMGRGLRDVANIEHSPYDFVDAPGMVQIKTAAGVKSPVEISAEILATLRQRAEDSLGDDLVGAVITVPAYFDEAQRQATKDAARLAGLEVLRLLNEPTAAAIAYGLDNAAEGIYAVYDLGGGTFDISVLKLTQGVFEVLATGGDSALGGDDFDQRLLCWIVEQANLQPLSAQDMRLLMVRARAAKEALSEADSTVIDAVLESGEIVHLTLTDEIFEQITAHLVQKTLAPVRKALRDAGVGPEEVKGVVLVGGATRMPSIRKAVGDFFGQNPLTNLDPDRVVALGAAMQANLLAGNHAPGEDWLLLDVIPLSLGVETMGGLVEKIIPRNSTIPVARAQEFTTFKDGQTAMAIHVLQGERELASDCRSLARFELRGIPPMVAGAARIRVTYQVDADGLLSVTARETHSGVEASVTVKPSYGLADDDIARMLQDSFREAEHDMKSRALAEERVEADRLVEATQRALETDGDLLSADERAAVEALMATVREIATGEDHLAIRAAVEKLSHGTDEFAARRMDRSIKSALAGRKVQELG, from the coding sequence ATGGCACTGCTTCAGATTTCCGAACCCGGCATGTCGCCGGCGCCCCACCAACGCCGCCTGGCCGTCGGCATCGACCTCGGCACCACCAACTCGCTGGTGGCCGCGGTGCGCAGCAGCATCCCCGAGGTGCTGGCCGACGAGCGCGGCCGCGCGCTGCTGCCGTCGGTCGTGCGCTACCTGCCGGACCGTACCGCACAGATCGGCTACCGGGCCCAGGACGAAGCGGTGCGCGACCCCAAGAACACCATCGTGTCGGTCAAGCGCTTCATGGGCCGCGGGCTGCGCGACGTCGCCAATATCGAGCACAGCCCGTACGACTTCGTCGATGCGCCGGGCATGGTGCAGATCAAGACCGCGGCCGGCGTGAAGAGCCCGGTGGAGATCTCGGCCGAGATCCTGGCCACGCTGCGCCAGCGTGCCGAAGACAGCCTGGGCGACGACCTGGTCGGCGCCGTCATCACGGTGCCGGCGTATTTCGACGAGGCCCAGCGCCAGGCGACCAAGGACGCCGCGCGCCTGGCCGGCCTGGAAGTGCTTCGCCTGCTCAACGAGCCCACCGCCGCGGCCATTGCCTACGGCCTCGACAACGCCGCCGAAGGCATCTATGCCGTGTATGACCTGGGCGGCGGCACCTTCGATATCTCGGTGCTCAAGCTCACCCAGGGCGTGTTCGAAGTGCTGGCCACCGGCGGCGATTCGGCGCTCGGCGGCGACGACTTCGACCAGCGCCTGCTGTGCTGGATCGTCGAGCAGGCCAATCTGCAGCCGCTGTCGGCGCAGGACATGCGCCTGCTGATGGTGCGCGCGCGCGCCGCCAAGGAAGCGCTGTCGGAAGCCGACAGCACGGTGATCGACGCGGTGCTGGAGTCCGGCGAGATCGTGCACCTGACGCTGACCGACGAGATCTTCGAGCAGATCACTGCCCACCTGGTGCAGAAGACCCTGGCGCCGGTGCGCAAGGCGCTGCGCGATGCCGGCGTGGGCCCGGAAGAGGTCAAGGGCGTGGTGCTGGTCGGCGGGGCCACGCGCATGCCGTCGATCCGCAAGGCGGTTGGCGACTTCTTCGGCCAGAACCCGCTCACCAACCTCGATCCGGACCGCGTGGTGGCGCTGGGCGCCGCGATGCAGGCCAACCTGCTGGCCGGCAACCATGCCCCGGGCGAAGACTGGCTGCTGCTCGACGTGATCCCGCTGTCGCTGGGCGTCGAGACCATGGGCGGCCTGGTCGAGAAGATCATTCCGCGCAACAGCACCATCCCGGTGGCGCGGGCGCAGGAATTCACCACCTTCAAGGACGGCCAGACCGCGATGGCGATCCACGTGCTGCAGGGCGAGCGCGAGCTGGCCAGCGACTGCCGTTCGCTGGCGCGGTTCGAGCTGCGCGGCATCCCGCCGATGGTGGCCGGCGCCGCGCGCATCCGCGTGACCTACCAGGTCGACGCCGACGGCCTGCTGTCGGTGACCGCGCGCGAAACGCATTCGGGCGTGGAGGCCTCGGTGACGGTCAAGCCGTCGTACGGGCTGGCCGACGACGATATCGCGCGCATGCTGCAGGACAGCTTCCGCGAAGCCGAGCACGACATGAAGAGCCGCGCGCTGGCCGAGGAACGCGTCGAAGCGGACCGCCTGGTCGAGGCCACGCAACGCGCGCTGGAAACCGACGGCGACCTGCTGTCCGCCGACGAGCGCGCCGCGGTGGAAGCGCTGATGGCCACGGTGCGCGAGATTGCCACCGGCGAGGACCATCTGGCCATCCGCGCCGCGGTGGAAAAGCTCTCGCACGGCACCGACGAATTTGCGGCGCGCCGCATGGACCGCTCGATCAAAAGCGCACTGGCGGGGCGCAAGGTGCAGGAGCTGGGCTGA
- a CDS encoding IscS subfamily cysteine desulfurase → MTMSTPHFPIYMDYSATTPVDPRVADKMIPYLREQFGNPASRSHAYGWDAERAVEEAREQVAALVGADPREIVWTSGATESDNLAIKGAANFYSGKGKHIITVKTEHKAVLDTTRELERQGFEVTYLDVKENGLLDMDVFKQALRPDTILVSVMLVNNEIGVIQDVEQIGEICREKGIIFHCDAAQATGKVAIDLNKLKCDLMSFSAHKTYGPKGIGALYVRRKPRVRIEAQMHGGGHERGMRSGTLATHQIVGMGEAFRIAREEMATENERIRMLRDRLWNGLSDMEEVYLNGDLEHRVPHNLNVSFNFVEGESLIMAIKDVAVSSGSACTSASLEPSYVLRALGRNDELAHSSIRFTVGRFTTEQEIDYTVELLKSKIGKLRDLSPLWEMFKDGVDLNSIQWAAH, encoded by the coding sequence ATAACGATGAGCACCCCACATTTCCCCATCTACATGGATTACTCGGCCACCACGCCGGTGGACCCGCGCGTGGCGGACAAGATGATTCCGTACCTGCGCGAGCAGTTCGGCAATCCCGCGTCGCGCAGCCATGCGTACGGCTGGGACGCGGAGCGCGCGGTGGAAGAGGCGCGCGAGCAGGTGGCCGCACTGGTCGGTGCCGACCCGCGCGAGATCGTGTGGACCTCGGGGGCGACCGAATCGGACAACCTGGCGATCAAGGGCGCCGCGAATTTCTATTCGGGCAAGGGCAAGCACATCATCACCGTGAAGACCGAGCACAAGGCCGTGCTCGACACCACGCGCGAGCTGGAGCGCCAGGGCTTTGAAGTGACGTACCTGGACGTGAAGGAAAACGGCCTGCTCGACATGGACGTGTTCAAGCAGGCGCTGCGCCCGGACACCATCCTGGTGTCGGTGATGCTGGTCAACAACGAGATCGGCGTGATCCAGGACGTCGAACAGATCGGTGAGATCTGCCGCGAGAAGGGCATCATCTTCCATTGCGACGCCGCGCAGGCGACCGGCAAGGTGGCGATCGACCTGAACAAGCTGAAGTGCGACCTGATGTCGTTCTCGGCCCACAAGACCTACGGCCCGAAGGGCATCGGCGCGTTGTACGTGCGCCGCAAGCCGCGCGTGCGCATCGAGGCGCAGATGCACGGCGGCGGCCATGAGCGCGGCATGCGCTCGGGCACGCTGGCCACGCACCAGATCGTCGGCATGGGTGAAGCCTTCCGCATCGCCCGCGAAGAGATGGCGACCGAAAACGAGCGCATCCGCATGCTGCGTGACCGCCTGTGGAACGGCCTGTCGGACATGGAAGAGGTCTACCTGAACGGTGACCTGGAGCACCGCGTGCCGCACAACCTGAACGTCAGCTTCAACTTCGTCGAAGGCGAGTCGCTGATCATGGCGATCAAGGACGTGGCGGTGTCGTCGGGCTCGGCCTGCACCTCGGCCTCGCTGGAGCCCTCGTACGTGCTCCGCGCGCTGGGCCGCAACGACGAGCTGGCGCACAGCTCGATCCGCTTCACGGTGGGCCGCTTCACCACCGAGCAGGAAATCGACTACACCGTCGAGCTGCTCAAGAGCAAGATCGGCAAGCTGCGCGACCTGTCGCCGCTGTGGGAAATGTTCAAGGACGGCGTCGACCTGAATTCGATCCAGTGGGCTGCGCACTGA
- the uvrB gene encoding excinuclease ABC subunit UvrB, which produces MTNLAEAAPALDEDKFVTFPDSPFQLYQPFPPAGDQPEAIRQLVEGVEDGLSYQTLLGVTGSGKTFTMANVIARLGRPAIVFAPNKTLAAQLYAEFREFFPRNAVEYFVSYYDYYQPEAYVPQRDLFIEKDSSINEHIEQMRLSATKSLLERRDTVIVATVSAIYGIGNPTEYHQMILTLRAGDKISQRDVIARLIAMQYTRNETDFQRGTFRVRGDTIDIFPAEHAEMAVRLEMFDDEVESLHFFDPLTGRVRQKIPRFTVYPSSHYVTPRETVLRAIEAIKAELRERLEFFHKENRLVEAQRLEQRTRFDLEMLSELGFCKGIENYSRHLSGARPGDPPPTLVDYLPPDALMFLDESHVLIGQLNGMYNGDRARKTTLVEYGFRLPSALDNRPLKFDEFERKMRQVMFVTATPAQFEQEHAGQVVEQVVRPTGLVDPIIMVRPATTQVDDLLSEIHARVEAGERVLVTTLTKRMAEQLTEFLTENGVKVRYLHSDIDTVERVEIIRDLRLGTFDVLVGINLLREGLDIPEVSLVAILDADKEGFLRAERSLIQTIGRAARNVNGTAILYADRMTDSMKKAIDETERRRAKQIAFNEANGITPRGVVKRIKDIIDGVYNASDAKAELQAAQEQARYEDMSEKQVSREIKRLEKLMLDHARNLEFEQAAQVRDQLAKLKAQVFGASGEGALPPA; this is translated from the coding sequence ATGACGAACCTTGCCGAAGCCGCGCCGGCCCTGGACGAAGACAAATTCGTCACATTTCCGGATTCCCCGTTCCAGCTGTACCAGCCGTTCCCGCCCGCCGGCGACCAGCCGGAAGCGATCCGGCAGCTGGTGGAGGGGGTGGAAGACGGCCTGTCGTACCAGACCCTGCTGGGCGTGACGGGTTCGGGCAAGACCTTCACCATGGCCAACGTGATCGCCCGCCTCGGGCGCCCGGCCATCGTGTTCGCACCCAACAAGACGCTGGCGGCGCAGCTCTACGCCGAATTCCGCGAGTTCTTCCCGCGCAATGCGGTGGAGTACTTCGTCAGCTACTACGACTACTACCAGCCCGAGGCTTACGTTCCGCAACGCGACCTGTTTATCGAGAAGGACTCGTCGATCAACGAGCATATCGAGCAGATGCGGCTGTCGGCGACCAAGAGCCTGCTGGAGCGCCGCGACACCGTCATCGTGGCGACCGTGTCGGCGATCTATGGCATCGGCAACCCGACCGAATACCACCAGATGATCCTGACGCTGCGGGCCGGCGACAAGATCAGCCAGCGTGACGTGATCGCGCGCCTGATCGCGATGCAGTACACCCGCAACGAAACCGACTTCCAGCGCGGCACCTTTCGCGTGCGCGGCGACACCATCGACATCTTCCCGGCGGAACACGCCGAGATGGCGGTGCGGCTGGAGATGTTCGACGACGAAGTCGAGTCGCTGCATTTCTTCGACCCGCTCACGGGACGGGTGCGGCAGAAGATCCCGCGCTTCACGGTCTACCCGTCGAGCCACTACGTGACCCCGCGTGAAACGGTGCTGCGCGCGATCGAGGCGATCAAGGCCGAACTGCGCGAGCGTCTCGAGTTCTTCCACAAGGAAAACCGCCTGGTGGAAGCGCAGCGGCTGGAGCAGCGCACCCGCTTCGACCTCGAGATGCTGTCGGAGCTGGGCTTCTGCAAGGGCATCGAGAACTATTCGCGGCACCTCTCCGGCGCGCGTCCCGGTGATCCGCCGCCGACGCTGGTCGACTACCTGCCGCCCGACGCACTGATGTTCCTGGACGAGTCGCACGTGCTGATCGGGCAGCTCAACGGCATGTACAACGGCGACCGCGCGCGCAAGACCACGCTGGTGGAATACGGCTTCCGGCTGCCGTCGGCGCTGGACAACCGGCCGCTGAAGTTCGACGAGTTCGAGCGCAAGATGCGCCAGGTGATGTTCGTCACGGCCACGCCGGCACAGTTCGAACAGGAGCACGCCGGCCAGGTGGTGGAGCAGGTGGTCCGCCCGACCGGGCTGGTCGATCCGATCATCATGGTCCGCCCCGCGACCACGCAGGTGGATGACCTGCTGTCCGAGATCCATGCCAGGGTCGAGGCCGGCGAGCGCGTGCTGGTGACCACGCTGACCAAGCGCATGGCCGAGCAGCTGACCGAGTTCCTGACCGAGAACGGCGTCAAGGTGCGCTACCTGCACTCGGATATCGATACCGTCGAGCGCGTCGAGATCATCCGCGACCTGCGCCTGGGTACCTTCGACGTGCTGGTGGGCATCAACCTGCTGCGCGAGGGGCTGGACATTCCCGAGGTATCGCTGGTGGCGATCCTCGATGCGGACAAGGAAGGCTTCCTGCGGGCCGAGCGCTCGCTGATCCAGACCATCGGCCGCGCCGCGCGCAACGTCAACGGCACCGCGATCCTGTACGCGGACCGCATGACCGACTCGATGAAGAAGGCCATCGACGAGACCGAGCGCCGCCGCGCGAAACAGATCGCCTTCAACGAAGCCAACGGCATCACGCCGCGCGGCGTGGTCAAGCGCATCAAGGACATCATCGACGGCGTCTACAACGCCAGCGACGCCAAGGCCGAGCTACAGGCCGCGCAGGAGCAGGCCCGTTATGAGGACATGAGCGAGAAGCAGGTGTCCAGGGAAATCAAGCGGCTGGAGAAGCTCATGCTTGACCATGCCCGCAATCTGGAGTTCGAGCAGGCCGCGCAGGTGCGCGACCAGCTGGCCAAGCTGAAGGCGCAGGTGTTCGGCGCCAGCGGCGAGGGCGCGCTGCCGCCTGCCTGA
- the iscA gene encoding iron-sulfur cluster assembly protein IscA: MITMTEKAAKHVARYLERRGKGVGLRLGVKTTGCSGLAYKLEYVDELLPEDNVFESHGIKVIVDAKSLPYIDGTELDYAREGLNEGFRFNNPNVKDECGCGESFTV; the protein is encoded by the coding sequence ATGATCACCATGACCGAGAAGGCCGCCAAGCATGTGGCGCGCTACCTGGAACGCCGCGGCAAGGGCGTGGGCCTGCGCCTGGGCGTGAAGACCACCGGCTGCTCGGGCCTGGCCTACAAGCTGGAATACGTCGACGAACTGCTGCCGGAAGACAACGTGTTCGAATCGCACGGGATCAAGGTCATCGTCGACGCGAAGAGCCTGCCGTATATCGACGGCACCGAACTCGACTACGCGCGCGAAGGGTTGAACGAAGGCTTCCGCTTCAACAACCCCAACGTCAAGGACGAGTGCGGCTGCGGCGAGTCGTTCACGGTCTGA
- the iscR gene encoding Fe-S cluster assembly transcriptional regulator IscR, with protein MRLTTKGRFAVTAMIDLAMRQDQGPVTLAGISQRQKISLSYLEQLFGKLRRHEIVESVRGPGGGYSLARKAEDVTVADIIIAVDEPLDATQCGGKGNCNGDDGSGRCMTHELWATLNQKMVEYLDSVSLKNLVDQQRERQPAVLHDMREDAAQPVAAARGKADKQEKPVRARMVNSVFSLAQS; from the coding sequence ATGAGACTGACCACCAAAGGCCGCTTCGCGGTCACTGCCATGATCGACCTGGCCATGCGCCAGGACCAGGGACCGGTCACGCTCGCCGGCATCAGCCAGCGGCAGAAGATCTCGCTGTCGTACCTGGAGCAGCTGTTCGGCAAGCTGCGCCGGCACGAGATCGTCGAAAGCGTGCGCGGCCCGGGCGGCGGCTACAGTCTGGCGCGCAAGGCCGAGGACGTCACCGTGGCGGACATCATCATCGCCGTGGACGAGCCCCTGGATGCCACCCAGTGCGGCGGCAAGGGCAATTGTAACGGAGATGACGGCTCGGGGCGCTGCATGACCCACGAGCTGTGGGCCACGCTGAACCAGAAGATGGTCGAGTACCTCGACTCCGTTTCCCTCAAGAACCTGGTGGACCAGCAGCGCGAGCGCCAGCCCGCCGTGCTGCACGACATGCGCGAAGACGCCGCGCAGCCGGTCGCCGCCGCGCGCGGCAAGGCCGACAAGCAGGAAAAGCCGGTCCGGGCCAGAATGGTGAATTCAGTTTTCAGCCTGGCGCAATCCTGA
- the hscB gene encoding Fe-S protein assembly co-chaperone HscB, giving the protein MKDDFFALFGLPVQYGVDEAALDAAYRTVQSQAHPDRFAKAGDAERRVAMQWAAHANEAYRTLRQPLRRATYLLKLRGVDVQAENNTAMTPAFLMQQMEWREALQEAVEERAVDRLDALLRELRQEKRERHAALGALLDAGDNEAAGGAVRQLMFIEKIEHDTSEAIDRLED; this is encoded by the coding sequence TTGAAAGACGATTTTTTTGCGCTGTTCGGCCTGCCGGTGCAGTACGGCGTCGACGAGGCCGCGCTCGACGCGGCGTACCGGACCGTACAGTCGCAGGCGCATCCGGACCGCTTCGCCAAGGCCGGCGATGCCGAGCGCCGCGTGGCGATGCAGTGGGCCGCGCATGCCAACGAAGCCTACCGCACGCTGCGCCAGCCGCTGCGGCGCGCCACCTACCTGCTGAAGCTGCGCGGCGTCGATGTGCAGGCCGAGAACAACACGGCCATGACGCCGGCCTTCCTGATGCAGCAGATGGAATGGCGCGAAGCGCTGCAGGAAGCGGTGGAAGAGCGCGCAGTGGACCGGCTCGATGCGCTGCTGCGCGAACTGCGCCAGGAAAAGCGCGAGCGCCACGCGGCACTCGGCGCGCTGCTGGACGCTGGCGACAACGAGGCGGCCGGCGGCGCGGTGCGGCAACTGATGTTTATCGAGAAGATCGAGCACGATACCAGCGAGGCCATCGACCGGCTGGAAGACTGA
- a CDS encoding site-specific recombinase, which yields MLRKLFRKWRESRNASLQLDAILAAADPEAPLAERNGWLIELAFWIRRDGGLGADADGEEDGAPRRYPEHVRLRYLLQVLERHPDWAARFARTVRSLLRENDPTGLFCDTGVAQHPGFFSEMVSRLQSRFLPPPPNRSDMAALFTLVFVGDDDADWVEAIDDMLMARLARVLEAGHADGAASGLARYREALGQTLVTSIAVLVSQVRATGLSQAIRSRLAGRVEDTPFFRLDEAIQALREDGLRRDDSSFGHRLNYFRALLDGCHAAARQVYEDLEENGVSVEVVFQIERMKVQLSRIELLLAAWVEPGRRGMPAHLVAELIRSTQARRSIAHLAGTSFAQLARKVVERSAETGEHYITRDRREYAELVRAAAGGGLVSVATVYLKFLIYGLHLDKFSEGVLASLNYAGSFLAIHFAHFTLATKQPAMTGPALAHRLDGAGRPEGREIFVDDTVAMIRSNAAAIAGNLAVVFPVALGVQWLAHRLLGTNLITPAKAIATIESFSILGPTPLYAAFTGVLLWLSSLFAGWADNWFALHRVHDVMACHRRLQYVLGARGATRMADFWKRNLSGIVANVSLGLLLGLGPEILSFFGPHMEVRHVTLSTGSVGAAIGVLGWDALRMPALWLAVAGIALMGMLNVAVSFALAFNMALRSRNLRRVDRAELSAAVRRRILKQPLSLLVPPRVAPERAAAGGRQA from the coding sequence ATGCTTCGCAAACTGTTCCGCAAGTGGCGCGAGTCGCGCAATGCCAGCCTGCAGCTCGACGCCATCCTGGCCGCGGCCGATCCTGAGGCGCCGCTGGCCGAGCGCAACGGCTGGCTGATCGAACTGGCCTTCTGGATCCGCCGCGACGGCGGACTCGGCGCCGACGCTGACGGCGAGGAAGACGGCGCGCCGCGCCGCTATCCGGAGCACGTGCGGCTGCGCTACCTGCTGCAGGTGCTGGAGCGGCACCCGGACTGGGCCGCGCGCTTTGCCCGGACAGTGCGCAGCCTGCTGCGCGAGAACGATCCCACCGGCCTGTTCTGCGATACCGGCGTGGCCCAGCACCCCGGCTTTTTCAGCGAGATGGTGAGCCGGTTGCAAAGCCGCTTCCTGCCGCCGCCGCCGAACCGCAGCGACATGGCCGCGCTGTTCACGCTGGTGTTCGTCGGCGACGACGATGCCGACTGGGTCGAGGCCATCGACGATATGCTGATGGCCCGGCTGGCACGCGTGCTGGAGGCCGGCCACGCCGATGGCGCGGCGTCCGGCCTGGCGCGCTACCGCGAGGCGCTGGGACAGACGCTGGTCACCAGCATCGCGGTGCTGGTCAGCCAGGTGCGCGCCACCGGCCTGAGCCAGGCGATCCGCTCGCGGCTGGCGGGGCGTGTCGAGGACACGCCGTTCTTTCGCCTGGACGAGGCCATCCAGGCCCTGCGCGAGGACGGGCTGCGCCGCGACGACAGCAGCTTCGGGCATCGCCTGAACTACTTCCGCGCGCTGCTCGACGGCTGCCACGCGGCCGCGCGCCAGGTGTACGAAGACCTGGAGGAAAACGGCGTGTCGGTCGAGGTGGTGTTCCAGATCGAGCGCATGAAGGTGCAGCTCAGCCGCATCGAGCTGCTGCTGGCGGCGTGGGTCGAGCCCGGCCGGCGCGGCATGCCGGCGCACCTGGTGGCCGAGCTGATCCGCTCGACCCAGGCGCGGCGCAGCATTGCGCATCTGGCCGGGACCTCGTTCGCGCAGCTGGCGCGCAAGGTGGTGGAACGCTCGGCCGAGACCGGCGAGCACTACATCACGCGCGACCGCCGCGAATATGCCGAACTGGTGCGGGCCGCGGCCGGCGGCGGCCTGGTCTCGGTGGCCACGGTGTACCTGAAGTTCCTGATCTACGGGCTGCACCTGGACAAGTTCAGCGAGGGCGTACTGGCCTCGCTCAACTATGCCGGCAGCTTCCTCGCCATCCATTTCGCGCACTTCACGCTGGCGACCAAGCAGCCGGCCATGACCGGGCCCGCGCTGGCGCACCGGCTCGACGGCGCGGGGCGGCCGGAAGGGCGCGAGATCTTCGTCGACGACACCGTCGCCATGATCCGCTCCAACGCGGCCGCCATTGCCGGCAACCTGGCGGTGGTGTTTCCGGTGGCGCTGGGCGTCCAGTGGCTGGCGCATCGGCTGCTGGGCACCAACCTGATCACTCCGGCCAAGGCGATCGCCACCATCGAGTCCTTCTCGATCCTGGGGCCGACGCCGCTATACGCGGCCTTTACCGGCGTGCTGCTGTGGCTGTCCAGCCTGTTCGCGGGCTGGGCCGACAACTGGTTCGCGCTGCATCGCGTGCACGACGTGATGGCCTGCCACCGCCGCCTGCAATATGTGCTGGGCGCGCGCGGCGCCACCCGCATGGCGGACTTCTGGAAGCGCAACCTGTCGGGCATCGTCGCCAATGTGTCGCTGGGGCTGCTGCTGGGGCTGGGGCCCGAGATCCTGAGCTTTTTCGGCCCGCATATGGAAGTGCGCCATGTGACGCTGTCGACCGGGTCGGTCGGCGCGGCGATCGGCGTGCTGGGGTGGGATGCGCTGCGCATGCCGGCGCTGTGGCTGGCGGTCGCGGGCATTGCGCTGATGGGCATGCTGAATGTGGCGGTCAGCTTCGCGCTGGCGTTCAATATGGCGCTGCGGTCACGCAATCTGCGGCGGGTCGATCGCGCCGAGCTGAGCGCGGCCGTGCGGCGGCGCATCCTGAAACAGCCGCTGTCGCTGCTGGTACCGCCGCGCGTGGCGCCCGAGCGGGCGGCTGCAGGCGGGCGCCAGGCCTGA
- the iscX gene encoding Fe-S cluster assembly protein IscX, which yields MKWTDTYAIAEALYDKFPEVDPAGVRFTDLRRWVLELDGFADDPARSGEKILEAIQQAWIEEAE from the coding sequence ATGAAGTGGACCGACACCTACGCCATCGCCGAAGCCCTGTACGACAAGTTCCCGGAGGTCGATCCGGCCGGCGTGCGCTTTACCGACCTGCGCCGCTGGGTGCTGGAGCTCGACGGCTTTGCCGACGATCCGGCGCGCTCGGGCGAGAAGATCCTGGAGGCGATCCAGCAGGCGTGGATCGAGGAAGCGGAATGA
- the fdx gene encoding ISC system 2Fe-2S type ferredoxin yields the protein MPQIIVLPHVEYCPEGKVIEAEKGVSVLDSLLSHGIDLEHACEKSCACTTCHVIVREGFDSLNEAEEKEEDLLDKAWGLEPNSRLSCQAIVDEEDLTVEIPRYTINHAKEGH from the coding sequence ATGCCACAGATCATAGTTTTGCCCCACGTCGAATACTGCCCGGAAGGGAAGGTGATCGAGGCCGAGAAGGGCGTCAGCGTGCTCGACTCGCTGCTCTCCCACGGTATCGATCTCGAGCACGCGTGCGAGAAGTCCTGTGCCTGCACCACTTGCCACGTGATCGTGCGCGAGGGCTTCGACTCGCTCAACGAGGCCGAGGAGAAGGAAGAGGATTTGCTCGACAAGGCCTGGGGCCTGGAGCCGAATTCGCGCCTGTCGTGCCAGGCCATCGTCGACGAGGAAGACCTGACCGTCGAGATCCCCAGGTACACCATCAACCACGCCAAGGAAGGCCACTGA
- a CDS encoding low molecular weight protein-tyrosine-phosphatase encodes MKPYAILMCCMGNICRSPTAEGVLRAKLDAAGLAALVELDSAGTHEYHLGRAPDPRTQRHALQRGYDLSALRARKVGVPDFDRFDLILAMDRENLAGLLRLRPDAGDKVRLLMSFATRHDADEVPDPYYGEGDGFERVLDYIEDACDGLVAELRQRLQPPAG; translated from the coding sequence ATGAAGCCATACGCCATCCTGATGTGTTGCATGGGGAATATCTGCCGTTCCCCCACGGCGGAGGGCGTGCTGCGCGCCAAGCTCGATGCCGCCGGACTGGCGGCGCTGGTTGAGCTGGATTCGGCGGGCACGCACGAATATCATCTCGGCCGCGCGCCCGATCCCCGTACCCAGCGCCATGCGCTGCAGCGCGGCTATGACCTGTCCGCGCTGCGCGCGCGCAAGGTCGGCGTGCCGGACTTCGACCGCTTCGACCTGATCCTGGCGATGGACCGCGAGAACCTTGCCGGCCTGCTGCGGCTGCGCCCGGATGCCGGCGACAAGGTGCGGCTGCTGATGAGCTTCGCCACCCGCCACGACGCCGACGAGGTGCCGGACCCGTATTACGGCGAAGGCGATGGCTTCGAGCGCGTGCTCGACTACATCGAAGATGCCTGCGACGGCCTGGTGGCCGAACTGCGCCAGCGCCTGCAGCCTCCGGCCGGCTGA
- the iscU gene encoding Fe-S cluster assembly scaffold IscU, which yields MSYSTKVLDHYENPRNVGSFDKNDDAVGTGMVGAPACGDVMKLQIKVNEAGVIEDAKFKTYGCGSAIASSSLVTEWVKGKTVDQALEIKNTQIAEELALPPVKIHCSILAEDAIKAAVEDYKKKHGAEQKAA from the coding sequence ATGTCATACAGCACGAAGGTTCTCGACCACTATGAAAACCCCCGCAACGTCGGTTCGTTCGACAAGAACGACGACGCGGTCGGCACCGGCATGGTCGGCGCCCCGGCTTGCGGCGACGTGATGAAGCTGCAGATCAAGGTCAACGAAGCAGGCGTGATCGAAGACGCCAAGTTCAAGACCTATGGCTGCGGCTCGGCCATCGCTTCGTCGTCGCTGGTGACCGAGTGGGTCAAGGGCAAGACCGTGGACCAGGCGCTGGAGATCAAGAACACCCAGATCGCCGAGGAACTGGCGCTGCCGCCGGTGAAGATCCACTGCTCGATCCTGGCCGAAGACGCGATCAAGGCCGCCGTCGAAGACTACAAGAAGAAGCACGGCGCCGAGCAGAAGGCCGCCTGA
- a CDS encoding DUF3565 domain-containing protein, protein MERRIVGFRRDEEGHWVAELDCGHGQHVRHDPPWQSRPWTQSEAGRAAMIGTRVNCLKCDRNEPPAEWAGQPAR, encoded by the coding sequence GTGGAGCGCCGCATCGTCGGCTTCCGCCGCGACGAGGAAGGCCACTGGGTGGCCGAACTCGACTGCGGCCATGGCCAGCATGTGCGGCACGACCCGCCGTGGCAGTCGCGGCCGTGGACGCAAAGCGAGGCGGGCCGCGCCGCCATGATCGGCACGCGGGTGAACTGCCTGAAGTGCGACCGCAACGAGCCGCCGGCCGAGTGGGCCGGCCAGCCTGCGCGGTAG